The following proteins are co-located in the Purpureocillium takamizusanense chromosome 10, complete sequence genome:
- a CDS encoding Homoserine O-acetyltransferase (COG:E~EggNog:ENOG501ZT4X): MATTATWRSRTTGYSPTGLGVDRLRLVGRYAVVALGRHVYPDFVDVAMPRPELPTKTADRNRIPRKMIMDAIQRGPGCREGEYTEQPVQGLKAAVNHDT; encoded by the coding sequence ATGGCTACTACTGCGACATGGCGCTCGCGGACCACCGGCTACTCACCGACGGGCTTGGGCGTGgaccgcctgcgcctcgttGGGCGATACGCAGTTGTGGCTCTGGGCAGGCATGTGTATCCGGACTTCGTCGATGTGGCGATGCCGCGCCCCGAGCTGCCGACAAAGACGGCTGACCGCAACCGCATACCGCGCAAAATGATCATGGATGCGATACAAAGGGGCCCAGGCTGCCGGGAGGGCGAGTACACGGAGCAGCCGGTGCAAGGGCTCAAGGCGGCCGTGAATCATGACACGTAG
- a CDS encoding uncharacterized protein (TransMembrane:3 (o195-214i226-245o251-269i)~EggNog:ENOG503P2SF): MAVPAAYWRDEGYPGFSKWMASSDDFLVLRRFGQLNVRVLLLMQDRIVRKEEQLANIDAHGRLSADKADSSSLRLEPLPEREAILDELKVMLHEYNEYILAFSQIRSWRSAQDRQVENIENWFYNHPYAIDSKEQEFVRTGRDIVAPASKPKPSVRLMMERCAPLLHSRMFRVKPKSNQTQSGTTLYFSNTRFDAFVTLTVIAAGLMLLLGPMWWLQFVADSVKRLGIITGFILLFTGLLASATVAKPFEVMAATAAYSAVLMVFLQIGGSAGK; this comes from the exons ATGGCCGTGCCAGCGGCGTACTGGAGGGATGAGGGCTACCCAGGTTTCTCAAAATGGATGGCCTCGTCCGACGACTTCCTCGTCTTGCGGCGGTTCGGCCAGCTCAACGTCCGAGTCTTGCTTCTCATGCAAGATCGCATCGTCAGAAAGGAAGAGCAACTGGCAAATATCGATGCCCATGGCCGATTGTCTGCTGACAAGGCAGACAGCAGCTCGCTTCGCCTGGAACCATTGCCCGAGCGAGAGGCCATCCTCGATGAACTCAAGGTGATGCTCCACGAATATA acGAATACATACTCGCCTTCTCTCAGATCAGGAGCTGGCGGTCCGCTCAGGATCGTCAAGTTGAGAACATCGAGAACTGGTTCTACAACCACCCGTACGCCATCGACTCCAAGGAGCAAGAGTTCGTCCGGACGGGCAGAGACATTGTCGCCCCGGCGAGCAAGCCGAAGCCATCCGTGCGCCTAATGATGGAGCGCTGTGCGCCGCTCCTGCACAGCCGGATGTTCCGCGTCAAGCCAAAGTCAAACCAGACACAGTCGGGCACGACACTTTACTTTAGCAACACCCGCTTCGACGCATTTGTGACCCTGACGGTCATAGCCGCCGGCTTGatgcttcttcttggccccATGTGGTGGCTGCAATTTGTCGCCGACTCGGTCAAGAGGctgggcatcatcaccggcTTCATCCTACTATTTACGGGCCTGTTGGCAAGTGCCACGGTGGCTAAGCCATTTGAGGTCATggctgctactgctgc ATACTCGGCTGTGCTGATGGTCTTCCTCCAGATTGGTGGCTCTGCAGGCAAGTAG
- the CSR1_5 gene encoding Peptidylprolyl isomerase (COG:O~EggNog:ENOG503Q3ZN) has translation MIQGCDCIDGNGKGGKPIYGKRFEDENFAKKHTRPELLSMANANLNTYAFYFAQLHSGALDD, from the exons ATGATCCAGGGCTGCGACTGTATCGACGGTAAC GGTAAGGGTGGGAAGCCCATCTACGGAAAACGCTTCGAAGACGAAAACTTTGCGAAAAAGCACACTAGGCCTGAACTGCTCTCCATGGCCAACGCCAATCTCAACACGTATGCCTTCTATTTTGCTCAGCTACACTCGGGGGCCTTGGATGACTGA
- a CDS encoding uncharacterized protein (EggNog:ENOG503P2ZK~SECRETED:SignalP(1-16~SECRETED:cutsite=ADA-SI~SECRETED:prob=0.9610)) has product MRPMLLALVASHLADASIIPRRSRHDVDPFCPKPLETRPIIQFPNGTWAENIAVRSNGNILVTLLNEPAIYEVDPRQKPVASKLVHKFDGVSSLFGIAEVSDDVFAVAMGNFSLREKPKSGSYAVWKVDLNRAEASVSEVARIAEAELLNGITVLDRHSQTVLCADSALGVVFHINIRTGAYHIAIDDAAFKPPSTAFFPLGVNGVRYARPYLYFTNTFAQEFGRVPVDCANGKATGPVEALNGKVGYDLDDFARDRRGNAYISAGFTSDIVCVGKNGTAVSVAGGPSQKTILGPTSMVWGRTRADRSVLYVSTSGDKSSNTGLGGQVVALVMPR; this is encoded by the coding sequence ATGAGGCCCATGTTACTCGCCCTAGTGGCGTCACACTTGGCCGACGCCTCGATCATCCCCAGACGTAGTCGGCATGACGTTGATCCTTTCTGCCCCAAGCCGCTCGAGACGCGGCCCATCATCCAGTTCCCCAACGGCACATGGGCCGAAAACATCGCCGTacgcagcaacggcaacatCCTCGTCACGTTGCTCAACGAGCCCGCCATCTACGAGGTCGACCCGCGCCAgaagcccgtcgcctcgaAGCTCGTGCACAAGTTCGATGGGGTCAGCAGCCTCTtcggcatcgccgaggtCTCGGACGACGTCTTCGCAGTGGCCATGGGCAACTTCTCGCTCCGGGAGAAGCCGAAATCTGGGTCGTATGCCGTGTGGAAGGTGGACCTGAATAGGGCCGAAGCCTCCGTATCCGAGGTCGCGAGGAttgccgaggcggagctgctcaacggTATTACGGTGCTCGACAGGCACTCGCAGACCGTCCTGTGCGCAGACAGCGCTCTGGGCGTCGTGTTCCACATCAATATCCGAACGGGGGCGTACCACATCGCCATCGATGACGCAGCCTTCAAACCCCCCAGCACCGCTTTCTTCCCTCTGGGAGTCAACGGTGTGCGGTACGCACGGCCTTATCTGTACTTTACCAACACCTTTGCGCAAGAGTTTGGTCGCGTTCCCGTCGACTGCGCCAACGGCAAGGCCACGGGCCCGgtcgaggcgctcaacgGCAAAGTCGGCTACGACCTGGATGACTTTGCCCGTGACAGGCGGGGCAATGCGTACATCTCGGCCGGGTTTACCAGCGATATTGTCTGTGTCGGCAAAAACGGTACGGCTGTGTCTGTTGCGGGAGGCCCGAGCCAGAAGACTATCCTGGGCCCGACATCCATGGTGTGGggacggacgagggcggaCAGGAGTGTTCTTTACGTTTCGACGTCGGGGGACAAGTCTTCAAACACTGGTCTCGGTGGTCAGGTTGTTGCACTGGTAATGCCACGGTGA
- a CDS encoding uncharacterized protein (TransMembrane:1 (n3-11c16/17o396-418i)~COG:V~COG:W~SECRETED:SignalP(1-16~SECRETED:cutsite=VSA-TG~SECRETED:prob=0.8143)~EggNog:ENOG503PN8F), which translates to MKFLLTATCLVAGVSATGIVHPPTRVYERDFATITGVMADAGASIEKLTAAVSAYAGDIKPITDASGALVKTLQAGKVTVGTSDQLDLLDTANLYTPVLTLQGQSQSLLDALVAKRDVIEKDNLCDITREQVNAISVNSNALIDAVIGKAFEEAQEVAKELAQPLVDILNNSTVQFNTENCVNAGGVTSSTTATPTPTATPSDTATPTPTGSTTPSQTGTSETGSSTPTGSTSQTGSASETGSGTATGTGSSSATSSGSSSATGSGSATSQTGGTETITATATSTETVPCTTSTGSATETATATATETAPCPSGSGSSAPGGGEASSTFVTVPTTGGGGGSQPTGGEVPSGSQPQPTGGDEEPTGSQPQPTGGEEPTAGGEQPQPTGASPTAAPPVITAGAALVAPAGALAVAVAALLM; encoded by the coding sequence ATGAAGTTCCTCCTCACTGCCACGTGCCTCGTGGCCGGCGTGTCGGCCACCGGCATCGTGCAcccgccgacgcgcgtgTACGAGCGCGACTTTGCAACCATCACGGGCGTCATggccgacgctggcgccAGCATCGAGAAGCTCACGGCCGCGGTCAGCGCCTACGCTGGCGACATCAAGCCCATCACCGACGCGTCGGGCGCGCTCGTCAAGACGCTCCAGGCCGGCAAGGTCACGGTCGGCACCTCGGACCagctcgacctgctcgacacGGCCAACCTGTACACGCCCGTGCTGACGCTCCAGGGCCAGAGCCAGtccctgctcgacgccctcgtggCCAAGCGCGACGTCATCGAGAAGGATAACCTGTGCGACATCACGCGTGAGCAGGTCAATGCCATCAGCGTCAACTCCAAcgccctcatcgacgccgtcatcggcaagGCGTTTGAGGAGGCCCAGGAGGTTGCCAAGGAGCTCGCCCAGCCCCTGGTTGACATTCTCAACAACTCGACGGTTCAGTTCAATACGGAGAACTGCGTCAACGCCGGAGGCGTCACCAGCTCCACGACGGCCACCCCGACGCCCACGGCTACTCCCTCGGACACGGctacgccgacgccgaccggCTCGACTACCCCTTCCCAGACGGGCACCTCGGAGACTGGCTCTAGTACGCCGACTGGTTCCACCTCGCAGACTGGAAGCGCCTCCGAGACTGGCTCGGGCACCGCCACTGGCACCGGCTCTAGCTCTGCGACCAGCTCTGGTTCTAGCTCTGCTACCGGCTCTGGCTCTGCTACTTCTCAGACGGGCGGCACCGAGACcatcacggccacggccacttCCACCGAGACGGTCCCCTGCACGACCTCCACCGGCTCTGCCACCGagaccgccacggccactGCCACCGAGACGGCCCCCTGCCCCTCGGGCTCCGGTTCTTCGGCtcccggcggtggcgaggcgTCGTCCACCTTTGTCACCGTTCCCActaccggcggcggcggcggcagccagcctaCTGGCGGCGAGGTTCCTAGCGGCTCCCAGCCGCAGCCCacgggcggtgacgaggagcCGACCGGCTCGCAGCCTCAGcccaccggcggcgaggagcctACCGCGGGCGGAGAGCAGCCTCAGCCCACTGgtgcgtcgccgacggcggctcctccGGTTATCACTGCTGGTGCCGCGCTTGTCGCTCCCGCGGGTGCCCTTGCGGTGGCTGTTGCTGCCCTCTTGATGTAA